The genome window CAAGGCTTGTACCGGGTAGAGAAAAAGGACATGCAAGTGTACACAACGAGAGGGATTGGCACGACCATCCTTCCGATCCGGTTCCTTTGCAGACCGGAAGTAACCGTGCTTACCTTGCGTTAATACGCTTCTTTCATCCAGTGGACGAATTGCTGAAAAGCTTCGTCCTCTTTTTTTGGATGCAAATAGGCGATCAATGTGGGGCGCAGGAGCTGTCCGTCAGCGATGTCGTGGGCAACAAGGGTTCCAGTTGCGATCTCCTCCCGAACGGTTCGCTCGGGCAGCATGGTGATCCCGAGCCGCTGCTCCACCATTTTTTTGACGGCGCTAAAGCTGTCCAGCTCCATGATGACATTTGGGAAGACGCCATGCTGAGCGAGAAAGTGATCGATGCGCTGGCGATAAGGTGCCGTATGGTTGCCAAAGAGGATCATTTCTTCCGTACCCCATTCTGGAAAACCGGGGAAGCCTTCTGCCCATGGATGCTCAGGCGCAGTGACCAACAGGATGCGATCGCTCGGCAAAAACTCCTGGTAAATATGCGGGTGATACATCTCGCTTCCGAGAAAGGCAATATCGGCTGTCCCCGTCAGCAAGGCATTGAGGGACTCTTCATATAAGGTCGAACGCACGTAACAGGTAAACTGCGGGTTGGCCTGACGATACTTCCCAATCAACCGGGGCAGCTCATACGCAATGAAAGCCTTGCCTGCCACGATGTTCATGGATTGACGCTGCTCTTTTTTCTCGGTAAACGAACGCATTTGTTCGACGATATTGGCGGCGATGGGAAGCAATCGGCGTCCTTCCGCTGTCAAGGAGACCCCGGACGCGGTGCGTACAAAGAGTGTAGTAGCAATTTGGCGTTCCAGCTGCTTGAGTCGGTGCGTAACGGTTGACTGCGCGAGAAACAAAGCCTGCGCCGCCCGGTTGATCGATCCATGACGAGCGATGGTTAAAAACACTTCAAGACTCTCTTTATCCATGTAAGCTGCTCCTTAGCAATTTGTTCGATATCTTGTTAGCAACATTCTATAACAAGGCAGGTGATTTTTGGA of Brevibacillus choshinensis contains these proteins:
- a CDS encoding LysR family transcriptional regulator; this translates as MDKESLEVFLTIARHGSINRAAQALFLAQSTVTHRLKQLERQIATTLFVRTASGVSLTAEGRRLLPIAANIVEQMRSFTEKKEQRQSMNIVAGKAFIAYELPRLIGKYRQANPQFTCYVRSTLYEESLNALLTGTADIAFLGSEMYHPHIYQEFLPSDRILLVTAPEHPWAEGFPGFPEWGTEEMILFGNHTAPYRQRIDHFLAQHGVFPNVIMELDSFSAVKKMVEQRLGITMLPERTVREEIATGTLVAHDIADGQLLRPTLIAYLHPKKEDEAFQQFVHWMKEAY